The Ooceraea biroi isolate clonal line C1 chromosome 1, Obir_v5.4, whole genome shotgun sequence genome has a window encoding:
- the LOC105284797 gene encoding uncharacterized protein LOC105284797 isoform X4: MSTADTALSISIKMAPGPEHRQEPVAPDKIAESDRAATAADVVVDVENVDATTTGSDNDDAVAANTATVAAAVVAVTAEQSSNVEIAPASFAAGADPISQSSPPNSGADSKQEEPATLSALNEGELRALLDEAITYKCPKDREGKSNLFKELLQEAEADETEEGRRVISNSRCLPGSNRRRHKRESVSERLTHGGSLQNLAQPIASEFDSSFAYLTSSSCHTYGSSRRKNKKYTGPSVSARQREGGSLPSNVNASHSLASLANLDLIFDKKKSFCEERSVYDWTNKEKSKSLDKPSYTSTKKEDKEKEKKESKRDVAGSGEVELEAREKRVSKGKYGTNEMLESDNPPPEYKSDYMVIDLGDVEVGAISERNVASAASGVQRPRSLDAENDEGTEMKILEPRKPIHYVTRATFDITQAPVDTTIEFPLREHKQEKSKISVNGAEMTGALSFQSHNSVKCGIGGASNSSSSSQGKVVPSLCTMVPATWQTQNITMGTRYATQHITMKDPSASGEKKSLDENGNAVQTYNGERKKPRRKHTQEHNVKVYNAENVEGHRNEDIDSLINFIENKDSKSKKGKTGNPVRMKTSTGTKPRTREKDAKREQLPAKLQKSNSLEEISKTKLEDLTTEKSVSSSGASSVSSQHGMINVALRRAKQRSTGDATVDSRGDRRSWGTEEGQSIYCNDTGEDYASRRNSSTKKINPEPEHETEFLVVTKKKKSKKQRRSSSGGRAQNLTTSGSYLPNSRGFSNEYRTPLSPELRRKSASSMPPSDKSDSSDLDSVHSLPVTSNSSKHNLSKVATSSGGTPQASYADIARMATINMSHNLNMSVIVPSMLNNTSWPSVPPKTPSEPDKMPQDYYPSLDEIQERKARQLGQATGTASASLSLSFDKFSPILAKEKSSLERKKAEAQEEAINKNIQVYKYVQDIGKMQESLTQQEQKHAATVLPSNGGTSANESATATPRLNNNGTTVNYSPTDSDNNPGCAVNNKDSAVHSRTNNPRSRRTYVHSNPNMQTQGSYEEQHVKKVASSYHDETPKKSHNSDAPQSTENKSNPHSDCAADAQKSKTVKPAQESAPSVESDGSGKAATSSSEPKTARVVREYQSSTTRHDATKATSCPSQNVKPDTQQREEAESKRTPKPQSAQPEKDQSQRSPEVQQQTKNSTPRPAVILLDETSSDVARNNNLPTELTFGFEINELLLSEDNGNEEAPAPATATPPNPAFSPAVPPPQPLVNKPPASNFDRNPLLNFTEKPVRYDKFSSNYHMQPPNTHVASTNAHVTSVHPAVMVQPLPYVNYCARFPPPTYLPPPPPPPPGIMEKFHPPKEDFSMLYVAPEEELNVQTYNHDKIVSFVGLAWDAVMREMPVTATGRIQFYSGQ, encoded by the exons ATGAGCACGGCGGACACCGCGCTGTCAATTTCGATCAAGATGGCTCCAGGGCCGGAGCATCGTCAGGAACCGGTGGCTCCCGACAAGATCGCGGAGAGCGATCGTGCCGCGACCGCCGCCgatgtcgtcgtcgacgtcgagaACGTCGATGCCACGACAACCGGTAGCGACAATGACGACGCCGTCGCAGCTAACaccgccaccgtcgccgctgccgtcgtcgccgtcaccGCGGAGCAAAGTTCGAACGTCGAAATCGCACCAGCTAGCTTCGCCGCAGGCGCCGATCCGATCAGCCAAAGCTCACCGCCGAACAGCGGCGCCGACAGCAAACAG gaAGAACCAGCAACTCTGTCCGCGTTGAACGAGGGTGAACTGCGTGCTCTGTTGGACGAGGCTATAACGTACAAGTGTCCGAAAGATCGGGAAGGGAAGTCTAATCTCTTTAAG GAACTTTTACAAGAGGCAGAGGCGGACGAGACTGAGGAGGGACGCAGAGTGATATCCAACTCACGTTGCCTACCTGGTTCAAATCGCAGAAGACACAAACGGGAATCTGTGTCCGAGCGTTTGACACACGGCGGATCACTTCAGAACTTGGCACAACCTATCGCTTCGGAATTCGATAGTAGTTTTGCTTATCTAACATCTAGCTCGTGTCACACTTACGGCAGTAGCAGGAGAAAGAACAAAAAGTACACAGGTCCTAGCGTTTCTGCCCGGCAGAGAGAAGGTGGATCACTACCATCGAACGTAAACGCGTCGCACAGCCTCGCCTCTCTGGCTAACTTAGATctaatattcgataaaaag AAGAGCTTCTGCGAGGAACGATCAGTATATGATTGGACCAATAAGGAAAAATCCAAGTCTTTAGACAAACCTTCATACACTAGTACAAAGAAGGAAgataaggaaaaagagaagaaagaatcGAAGAGAGACGTTGCCGGGTCGGGCGAGGTGGAACTAGAAGCACGAGAGAAAAGAGTCAGCAAAGGGAAATACGGAACAAATGAAATGCTGGAGTCAGACAATCCACCTCCGGAATACAAGTCAGATTATATGGTTATTGATTTAGGCGATGTCGAG GTAGGTGCTATTAGTGAGAGAAATGTGGCGTCCGCGGCAAGCGGCGTGCAGAGACCTCGCTCGTTAGACGCCGAGAACGATGAAGGGACTGAGATGAAAATTCTCGAACCGCGTAAACCGATTCACTACGTTACGCGGGCGACTTTCGACATCACGCAGGCACCTGTGGACACGACGATCGAGTTCCCGCTTCGCGAACACAAACAGGAGAAGTCGAAGATATCGGTTAATGGTGCGGAGATGACAGGGGCGTTGTCGTTTCAGTCGCACAACAGCGTAAAATGTGGGATAGGTGGTGCTTCGAACAGTTCTAGCAGCAGTCAGGGCAAGGTCGTGCCGAGTTTGTGTACCATGGTGCCAGCGACCTGGCAAACGCAGAATATAACAATGG GTACGCGGTACGCAACGCAGCACATCACCATGAAGGATCCGTCCGCGTCCGGCGAGAAGAAATCGCTGGACGAGAATGGGAACGCGGTGCAGACCTACAACGGCGAGCGCAAGAAGCCCAGACGGAAGCACACCCAGGAGCACAACGTGAAGGTTTACAACGCCGAAAACGTCGAGGGTCACCGCAACGAGGATATCGACAGTCTGATTAATTTCATTGAGAATAAAGATTCCAAGAGCAAAAAGGGGAAGACCGGGAATCCCGTTAGAATGAAGACCAGTACCGGCACAAAACCGAGAACCAGAGAGAAGGACGCGAAGCGGGAACAGTTACCCGCCAAGTTGCAGAAGTCCAATTCCTTGGAAGAGATTTCCAAGACGAAATTGGAGGATCTCACGACGGAGAAAAGCGTTAGTTCCAGTGGTGCCAGCAGCGTATCCAGCCAGCACG GCATGATAAACGTGGCATTGCGACGCGCGAAGCAGCGGAGCACCGGAGATGCGACGGTCGACAGTCGAGGCGACAGGCGATCCTGGGGTACAGAAGAGGGCCAGTCGATATATTGCAACGACACGGGCGAGGATTACGCTAGCCGCCGTAACTCCTCCACCAAGAAGATCAACCCGGAGCCGGAACACGAGACTGAGTTCCTCGTagtcacgaagaagaagaagagtaaGAAGCAGAGGAGAAGCTCCAGCGGCGGCAGAGCCCAGAATCTGACTACGTCTGGCTCGTATCTCCCGAATTCCAGGGGATTCTCGAACGAGTACAGGACACCGCTGTCGCCGGAACTCCGAAGGAAATCTGCGAGCAGTATGCCTCCAAG cgACAAGTCGGACAGCAGTGACTTGGACTCGGTTCACTCGTTGCCGGTTACTTCGAACAGCTCGAAGCACAATCTGTCGAAAGTCGCGACATCGTCGGGCGGTACCCCGCAAGCGAGCTACGCGGACATAGCGCGCATGGCTACGATCAACATGTCGCACAATTTGAACATGTCTGTGATCGTGCCAAGTATGCTGAACAACACGTCGTGGCCCAGCGTCCCACCCAAGACTCCCTCGGAACCGGACAAGATGCCGCAGGATTACTATCCCAGTCTGGACGAGATACAGGAGAGGAAAGCGAGGCAGCTCGGCCAGGCGACCGGCACGGCGTCGGCGAGCCTGAGCTTGAGCTTCGACAAATTCTCGCCGATACTGGCGAAGGAGAAGAGCTCGTTGGAGAGGAAGAAAGCCGAGGCCCAGGAAGAGGCTATCAATAAGAACATTCAAGTGTACAAATACGTGCAGGACATCGGGAAGATGCAGGAAAGCCTAACGCAGCAGGAGCAGAAGCACGCTGCCACGGTGTTGCCCAGCAACGGCGGCACGAGTGCGAACGAGAGTGCTACCGCGACACCAAGATTAAACAATAACGGTACAACGGTGAACTATAGTCCAACCGATTCCGATAATAATCCTGGTTGCGCGGTCAACAACAAGGATTCCGCCGTGCACTCGAGAACCAATAACCCGCGTTCTCGCAGAACGTACGTGCACAGTAACCCAAATATGCAAACTCAGGGATCGTACGAGGAGCAGCACGTCAAGAAGGTTGCGTCTTCTTATCACGACGAGACGCCGAAGAAGTCGCACAACTCCGACGCCCCGCAGTCGACCGAGAACAAGAGCAATCCGCACTCGGACTGCGCTGCGGACGCGCAGAAATCGAAAACGGTGAAACCTGCGCAGGAGTCCGCGCCGAGCGTCGAGTCCGATGGGAGCGGCAAAGCAGCGACCAGTAGCAGCGAGCCAAAGACCGCGAGAGTCGTGAGGGAGTATCAGAGCAGCACGACGAGGCACGACGCAACGAAGGCGACGAGTTGTCCGTCGCAAAACGTGAAGCCGGACACGCAGCAGCGCGAGGAAGCGGAGAGCAAGAGGACGCCGAAGCCGCAGAGTGCGCAGCCGGAGAAAGATCAGTCGCAGAGATCGCCGGAGGTGCAGCAGCAGACGAAGAACTCGACTCCGCGACCGGCGGTGATCCTGCTGGACGAGACTTCGTCGGACGTTGCCAGGAACAACAATCTGCCGACGGAGCTAACCTTCGGCTTCGAGATAAACGAGCTGCTGCTCTCGGAGGATAACGGTAACGAGGAGGCGCCGGCGCCGGCGACGGCAACACCCCCGAACCCCGCGTTTTCGCCGGCCGTGCCACCGCCGCAGCCGCTCGTTAACAAGCCGCCGGCGAGCAACTTCGACAGGAATCCGCTGTTGAACTTCACCGAGAAACCAGTGAGATACGACAAGTTCTCGTCGAACTATCACATGCAACCGCCGAACACCCACGTCGCGTCGACGAACGCCCATGTGACGTCCGTGCACCCAGCGGTTATGGTGCAACCGCTGCCATACGTGAACTATTGTGCCAGATTTCCGCCGCCTACATATCTGCCACCGCCGCCTCCGCCGCCGCCTGGGATCATGGAGAAGTTCCATCCACCGAAGGAGGATTTCTCCATGTTGTACGTAGCTCCCGAAGAAGAGCTGAACGTGCAGACGTACAATCACGACAAGATCGTGTCGTTCGTTGGTTTAG CCTGGGATGCGGTTATGAGGGAAATGCCAGTGACTGCGACTGGACGCATACAGTTCTACAGCGGACAGTAA
- the LOC105284797 gene encoding uncharacterized protein LOC105284797 isoform X3, protein MSTADTALSISIKMAPGPEHRQEPVAPDKIAESDRAATAADVVVDVENVDATTTGSDNDDAVAANTATVAAAVVAVTAEQSSNVEIAPASFAAGADPISQSSPPNSGADSKQEEPATLSALNEGELRALLDEAITYKCPKDREGKSNLFKELLQEAEADETEEGRRVISNSRCLPGSNRRRHKRESVSERLTHGGSLQNLAQPIASEFDSSFAYLTSSSCHTYGSSRRKNKKYTGPSVSARQREGGSLPSNVNASHSLASLANLDLIFDKKKSFCEERSVYDWTNKEKSKSLDKPSYTSTKKEDKEKEKKESKRDVAGSGEVELEAREKRVSKGKYGTNEMLESDNPPPEYKSDYMVIDLGDVEVGAISERNVASAASGVQRPRSLDAENDEGTEMKILEPRKPIHYVTRATFDITQAPVDTTIEFPLREHKQEKSKISVNGAEMTGALSFQSHNSVKCGIGGASNSSSSSQGKVVPSLCTMVPATWQTQNITMEGTRYATQHITMKDPSASGEKKSLDENGNAVQTYNGERKKPRRKHTQEHNVKVYNAENVEGHRNEDIDSLINFIENKDSKSKKGKTGNPVRMKTSTGTKPRTREKDAKREQLPAKLQKSNSLEEISKTKLEDLTTEKSVSSSGASSVSSQHGMINVALRRAKQRSTGDATVDSRGDRRSWGTEEGQSIYCNDTGEDYASRRNSSTKKINPEPEHETEFLVVTKKKKSKKQRRSSSGGRAQNLTTSGSYLPNSRGFSNEYRTPLSPELRRKSASSMPPSDKSDSSDLDSVHSLPVTSNSSKHNLSKVATSSGGTPQASYADIARMATINMSHNLNMSVIVPSMLNNTSWPSVPPKTPSEPDKMPQDYYPSLDEIQERKARQLGQATGTASASLSLSFDKFSPILAKEKSSLERKKAEAQEEAINKNIQVYKYVQDIGKMQESLTQQEQKHAATVLPSNGGTSANESATATPRLNNNGTTVNYSPTDSDNNPGCAVNNKDSAVHSRTNNPRSRRTYVHSNPNMQTQGSYEEQHVKKVASSYHDETPKKSHNSDAPQSTENKSNPHSDCAADAQKSKTVKPAQESAPSVESDGSGKAATSSSEPKTARVVREYQSSTTRHDATKATSCPSQNVKPDTQQREEAESKRTPKPQSAQPEKDQSQRSPEVQQQTKNSTPRPAVILLDETSSDVARNNNLPTELTFGFEINELLLSEDNGNEEAPAPATATPPNPAFSPAVPPPQPLVNKPPASNFDRNPLLNFTEKPVRYDKFSSNYHMQPPNTHVASTNAHVTSVHPAVMVQPLPYVNYCARFPPPTYLPPPPPPPPGIMEKFHPPKEDFSMLYVAPEEELNVQTYNHDKIVSFVGLAWDAVMREMPVTATGRIQFYSGQ, encoded by the exons ATGAGCACGGCGGACACCGCGCTGTCAATTTCGATCAAGATGGCTCCAGGGCCGGAGCATCGTCAGGAACCGGTGGCTCCCGACAAGATCGCGGAGAGCGATCGTGCCGCGACCGCCGCCgatgtcgtcgtcgacgtcgagaACGTCGATGCCACGACAACCGGTAGCGACAATGACGACGCCGTCGCAGCTAACaccgccaccgtcgccgctgccgtcgtcgccgtcaccGCGGAGCAAAGTTCGAACGTCGAAATCGCACCAGCTAGCTTCGCCGCAGGCGCCGATCCGATCAGCCAAAGCTCACCGCCGAACAGCGGCGCCGACAGCAAACAG gaAGAACCAGCAACTCTGTCCGCGTTGAACGAGGGTGAACTGCGTGCTCTGTTGGACGAGGCTATAACGTACAAGTGTCCGAAAGATCGGGAAGGGAAGTCTAATCTCTTTAAG GAACTTTTACAAGAGGCAGAGGCGGACGAGACTGAGGAGGGACGCAGAGTGATATCCAACTCACGTTGCCTACCTGGTTCAAATCGCAGAAGACACAAACGGGAATCTGTGTCCGAGCGTTTGACACACGGCGGATCACTTCAGAACTTGGCACAACCTATCGCTTCGGAATTCGATAGTAGTTTTGCTTATCTAACATCTAGCTCGTGTCACACTTACGGCAGTAGCAGGAGAAAGAACAAAAAGTACACAGGTCCTAGCGTTTCTGCCCGGCAGAGAGAAGGTGGATCACTACCATCGAACGTAAACGCGTCGCACAGCCTCGCCTCTCTGGCTAACTTAGATctaatattcgataaaaag AAGAGCTTCTGCGAGGAACGATCAGTATATGATTGGACCAATAAGGAAAAATCCAAGTCTTTAGACAAACCTTCATACACTAGTACAAAGAAGGAAgataaggaaaaagagaagaaagaatcGAAGAGAGACGTTGCCGGGTCGGGCGAGGTGGAACTAGAAGCACGAGAGAAAAGAGTCAGCAAAGGGAAATACGGAACAAATGAAATGCTGGAGTCAGACAATCCACCTCCGGAATACAAGTCAGATTATATGGTTATTGATTTAGGCGATGTCGAG GTAGGTGCTATTAGTGAGAGAAATGTGGCGTCCGCGGCAAGCGGCGTGCAGAGACCTCGCTCGTTAGACGCCGAGAACGATGAAGGGACTGAGATGAAAATTCTCGAACCGCGTAAACCGATTCACTACGTTACGCGGGCGACTTTCGACATCACGCAGGCACCTGTGGACACGACGATCGAGTTCCCGCTTCGCGAACACAAACAGGAGAAGTCGAAGATATCGGTTAATGGTGCGGAGATGACAGGGGCGTTGTCGTTTCAGTCGCACAACAGCGTAAAATGTGGGATAGGTGGTGCTTCGAACAGTTCTAGCAGCAGTCAGGGCAAGGTCGTGCCGAGTTTGTGTACCATGGTGCCAGCGACCTGGCAAACGCAGAATATAACAATGG AAGGTACGCGGTACGCAACGCAGCACATCACCATGAAGGATCCGTCCGCGTCCGGCGAGAAGAAATCGCTGGACGAGAATGGGAACGCGGTGCAGACCTACAACGGCGAGCGCAAGAAGCCCAGACGGAAGCACACCCAGGAGCACAACGTGAAGGTTTACAACGCCGAAAACGTCGAGGGTCACCGCAACGAGGATATCGACAGTCTGATTAATTTCATTGAGAATAAAGATTCCAAGAGCAAAAAGGGGAAGACCGGGAATCCCGTTAGAATGAAGACCAGTACCGGCACAAAACCGAGAACCAGAGAGAAGGACGCGAAGCGGGAACAGTTACCCGCCAAGTTGCAGAAGTCCAATTCCTTGGAAGAGATTTCCAAGACGAAATTGGAGGATCTCACGACGGAGAAAAGCGTTAGTTCCAGTGGTGCCAGCAGCGTATCCAGCCAGCACG GCATGATAAACGTGGCATTGCGACGCGCGAAGCAGCGGAGCACCGGAGATGCGACGGTCGACAGTCGAGGCGACAGGCGATCCTGGGGTACAGAAGAGGGCCAGTCGATATATTGCAACGACACGGGCGAGGATTACGCTAGCCGCCGTAACTCCTCCACCAAGAAGATCAACCCGGAGCCGGAACACGAGACTGAGTTCCTCGTagtcacgaagaagaagaagagtaaGAAGCAGAGGAGAAGCTCCAGCGGCGGCAGAGCCCAGAATCTGACTACGTCTGGCTCGTATCTCCCGAATTCCAGGGGATTCTCGAACGAGTACAGGACACCGCTGTCGCCGGAACTCCGAAGGAAATCTGCGAGCAGTATGCCTCCAAG cgACAAGTCGGACAGCAGTGACTTGGACTCGGTTCACTCGTTGCCGGTTACTTCGAACAGCTCGAAGCACAATCTGTCGAAAGTCGCGACATCGTCGGGCGGTACCCCGCAAGCGAGCTACGCGGACATAGCGCGCATGGCTACGATCAACATGTCGCACAATTTGAACATGTCTGTGATCGTGCCAAGTATGCTGAACAACACGTCGTGGCCCAGCGTCCCACCCAAGACTCCCTCGGAACCGGACAAGATGCCGCAGGATTACTATCCCAGTCTGGACGAGATACAGGAGAGGAAAGCGAGGCAGCTCGGCCAGGCGACCGGCACGGCGTCGGCGAGCCTGAGCTTGAGCTTCGACAAATTCTCGCCGATACTGGCGAAGGAGAAGAGCTCGTTGGAGAGGAAGAAAGCCGAGGCCCAGGAAGAGGCTATCAATAAGAACATTCAAGTGTACAAATACGTGCAGGACATCGGGAAGATGCAGGAAAGCCTAACGCAGCAGGAGCAGAAGCACGCTGCCACGGTGTTGCCCAGCAACGGCGGCACGAGTGCGAACGAGAGTGCTACCGCGACACCAAGATTAAACAATAACGGTACAACGGTGAACTATAGTCCAACCGATTCCGATAATAATCCTGGTTGCGCGGTCAACAACAAGGATTCCGCCGTGCACTCGAGAACCAATAACCCGCGTTCTCGCAGAACGTACGTGCACAGTAACCCAAATATGCAAACTCAGGGATCGTACGAGGAGCAGCACGTCAAGAAGGTTGCGTCTTCTTATCACGACGAGACGCCGAAGAAGTCGCACAACTCCGACGCCCCGCAGTCGACCGAGAACAAGAGCAATCCGCACTCGGACTGCGCTGCGGACGCGCAGAAATCGAAAACGGTGAAACCTGCGCAGGAGTCCGCGCCGAGCGTCGAGTCCGATGGGAGCGGCAAAGCAGCGACCAGTAGCAGCGAGCCAAAGACCGCGAGAGTCGTGAGGGAGTATCAGAGCAGCACGACGAGGCACGACGCAACGAAGGCGACGAGTTGTCCGTCGCAAAACGTGAAGCCGGACACGCAGCAGCGCGAGGAAGCGGAGAGCAAGAGGACGCCGAAGCCGCAGAGTGCGCAGCCGGAGAAAGATCAGTCGCAGAGATCGCCGGAGGTGCAGCAGCAGACGAAGAACTCGACTCCGCGACCGGCGGTGATCCTGCTGGACGAGACTTCGTCGGACGTTGCCAGGAACAACAATCTGCCGACGGAGCTAACCTTCGGCTTCGAGATAAACGAGCTGCTGCTCTCGGAGGATAACGGTAACGAGGAGGCGCCGGCGCCGGCGACGGCAACACCCCCGAACCCCGCGTTTTCGCCGGCCGTGCCACCGCCGCAGCCGCTCGTTAACAAGCCGCCGGCGAGCAACTTCGACAGGAATCCGCTGTTGAACTTCACCGAGAAACCAGTGAGATACGACAAGTTCTCGTCGAACTATCACATGCAACCGCCGAACACCCACGTCGCGTCGACGAACGCCCATGTGACGTCCGTGCACCCAGCGGTTATGGTGCAACCGCTGCCATACGTGAACTATTGTGCCAGATTTCCGCCGCCTACATATCTGCCACCGCCGCCTCCGCCGCCGCCTGGGATCATGGAGAAGTTCCATCCACCGAAGGAGGATTTCTCCATGTTGTACGTAGCTCCCGAAGAAGAGCTGAACGTGCAGACGTACAATCACGACAAGATCGTGTCGTTCGTTGGTTTAG CCTGGGATGCGGTTATGAGGGAAATGCCAGTGACTGCGACTGGACGCATACAGTTCTACAGCGGACAGTAA